Proteins encoded by one window of Streptomyces sp. ALI-76-A:
- the trpS gene encoding tryptophan--tRNA ligase, producing the protein MTRVFSGIKPTGHLTLGNYLGAMRRWAAVDQHRADALFCVVDLHALTVDHDPARVRRLSRQAATLLLATGLDPELCTVFVQSQVDEHARLSYVLECVATDGEMRRMIQYREKAARERQRGGSVRLSLLTYPVLMAADILAYGTDEVPVGDDQTQHVELVRDLAVRFNQRYGHTFVVPRATRPEVAARVMNLQEPTSKMGKSDDAGPGIVYLLDEPDVVRRKVMRAVTDSGRDVVYDREARPGPANLLEILAACTGGNPSRLGGVYESYGSLKKDTAEAVVEVLRPVQDRHRELCADPGFVEGVLRDGAEKARAMARPTVDAAYRAIGLLPAVSDSAVSAVR; encoded by the coding sequence ATGACGCGGGTATTCAGCGGGATCAAGCCGACTGGGCACCTGACACTGGGGAACTACCTGGGGGCCATGCGGCGGTGGGCTGCCGTCGATCAACACCGGGCCGACGCGCTGTTCTGCGTCGTCGATCTGCACGCGCTGACGGTCGACCACGATCCGGCGCGGGTACGGCGGCTGAGCCGACAGGCGGCGACGCTGCTGCTGGCGACGGGGTTGGATCCGGAGCTGTGCACCGTCTTCGTGCAGAGCCAGGTGGATGAGCACGCGCGGCTGTCGTACGTGCTGGAGTGCGTGGCCACGGACGGCGAGATGCGACGGATGATCCAGTACAGGGAGAAGGCCGCGCGGGAGCGACAGCGGGGCGGGAGTGTGCGGTTGTCGCTGCTGACGTATCCCGTGCTGATGGCGGCGGACATCCTTGCGTACGGGACCGATGAGGTGCCGGTCGGGGACGATCAGACGCAGCATGTGGAGCTGGTGCGGGATCTGGCGGTGCGGTTCAACCAGCGGTACGGGCACACGTTCGTGGTGCCTCGGGCGACGCGTCCGGAGGTGGCGGCTCGGGTGATGAACCTGCAGGAGCCGACGTCGAAGATGGGGAAGAGCGACGACGCCGGGCCGGGGATCGTCTATCTGCTCGACGAGCCGGACGTGGTGCGCAGGAAGGTCATGCGGGCGGTGACCGACAGCGGGCGGGATGTCGTCTATGACCGGGAGGCGCGGCCGGGGCCGGCGAATCTGCTGGAGATCCTCGCGGCGTGCACGGGTGGGAACCCATCGCGGCTGGGCGGTGTATATGAGTCGTACGGCTCTTTGAAGAAGGACACCGCCGAGGCGGTGGTCGAGGTTCTGAGGCCCGTGCAGGACAGGCACAGGGAGCTGTGCGCGGATCCTGGCTTTGTGGAGGGGGTGCTGCGGGATGGTGCGGAGAAGGCGCGGGCGATGGCGCGGCCGACCGTGGATGCCGCATATCGCGCGATCGGGTTGCTGCCGGCGGTGTCCGACAGCGCCGTGAGCGCGGTTCGGTAG
- the proC gene encoding pyrroline-5-carboxylate reductase: MTQKVAVLGTGKIGEALLSGMIRAGWAPADLLVTARRPERAEELRTRYGVTPVTNPEAAKTADTLILTVKPQDMGTLLDELAPHVPAERLIISGAAGIPTSFFEGRLVAGTPVVRVMTNTPALVDEAMSVISAGTHATADHLAHAEEIFGAVGKTLRVPESQQDACTALSGSGPAYFYYLVEAMTDAGILLGLPRDKAHDLIVQSAIGAATMLRDSGEHPVKLRENVTSPAGTTINAIRELENHGVRAALIAALEAARDRSRELASGNNS; the protein is encoded by the coding sequence GGCACCGGCAAGATCGGCGAAGCCCTGCTCAGCGGAATGATCCGCGCCGGCTGGGCCCCGGCCGACCTCCTGGTCACCGCCCGCCGCCCCGAGCGAGCCGAGGAACTCCGCACCCGCTACGGAGTCACCCCGGTCACCAACCCGGAAGCCGCCAAGACCGCCGACACCCTGATCCTCACCGTCAAACCGCAGGACATGGGCACCCTCCTCGACGAACTCGCCCCGCACGTCCCCGCCGAACGCCTGATCATCAGCGGCGCGGCCGGTATCCCCACCTCCTTCTTCGAGGGGCGCCTCGTAGCCGGCACCCCGGTCGTCCGTGTCATGACGAACACGCCCGCCCTGGTCGACGAGGCCATGTCCGTCATCTCCGCCGGCACCCACGCCACCGCCGACCACCTCGCCCACGCCGAGGAGATCTTCGGCGCCGTCGGCAAGACACTCCGCGTCCCCGAGTCCCAGCAGGACGCCTGCACCGCCCTCTCCGGCTCCGGCCCGGCGTACTTCTACTACCTGGTCGAAGCCATGACCGACGCCGGCATCCTCCTCGGCCTGCCCCGCGACAAGGCCCACGACCTGATCGTCCAGTCCGCGATCGGCGCCGCCACCATGCTCCGCGACAGCGGTGAGCACCCGGTCAAGCTCCGCGAGAACGTCACCTCCCCCGCGGGCACGACCATCAACGCCATCCGCGAACTCGAGAACCACGGCGTACGAGCCGCCCTCATCGCCGCCCTCGAAGCCGCCCGCGACCGCAGCCGAGAACTGGCCTCCGGCAACAACAGCTGA